The following are encoded in a window of Plasmodium cynomolgi strain B DNA, chromosome 4, whole genome shotgun sequence genomic DNA:
- a CDS encoding hypothetical protein (putative) — MKSEQNEKIMDYLSCTLDDVVDREKKSGKNSLLNLKNSKKYDYKSKFFSKKDLTQSSSGYRGRGGGGGRSKFTSSRRPGSFKKPFFSKRLIDKKYNSYKSRKFYSGPSRDYFKGRPSTYNSHYAYDSHNIPYNNKNFVNRKNIISSVKSSGTTYMGVTSSANSYKTVQVPRHKLSNLNISLYRNKRTVAVSSNRPTTNLSVRRNNVSTVNKSKVVKKGIQKTTIKAKTRKTINGSKFKPLNKYFLSKIKIVTSLNKIPSPLKEQKDTEVNLPESLNNPSARKD, encoded by the exons atgaagagcgaacaaaatgaaaaaataatggacTACTTGTCGTGCACCCTAGACGATGTAGTTGatagggagaaaaaaagcggaaaaaatagtcttttaaatttaaagaattccaaaaaatatgattataAATCCAAgttttttagtaaaaaagACCTAACACAAAGTAGCTCAGGTTATCGAGgcagaggaggagggggtGGAAGGTCAAAATTTACGAGCAGTAGAAGACCAGGAAGTTTTAAGAAGCCCTTCTTTAGCAAAAGAttaattgataaaaaatataatagttACAAAAGTAGAAAATTTTACTCAGGGCCAAGCAGAGATTATTTTAAAGGTAGACCAAGTACTTATAATTCCCATTACGCATATGACAGTCATAATATTCcctataataataaaaatttcgtcaataggaaaaatataattagtAGTGTTAAATCTTCTGGAACTACATACATGGGTG TTACTAGCAGTGCAAATAGCTATAAAACTGTACAAGTTCCAAGACACAAATTAAGCAACTTAAATATATCCCTTTATCGTAATAAGAGAACCGTTGCTGTGAGCAGTAATCGACCTACCACCAATCTCTCGGTAAGAAGAAATAACGTCAGCACGGTTAACAAAAGTAAAGTggttaaaaagggaatacaAAAGACTACCATCAAAGCGAAGACCAGAAAAACTATCAACGGATCTAAGTTTAAACCGttaaataaatactttttgtcaaaaattaaaattgttacgTCGTTAAATAAAATACCATCCCCGCTGAAGGAACAGAAGGACACGGAGGTTAATCTCCCGGAGTCTTTGAATAATCCCAGTGCGAGAAAGGATTAA
- a CDS encoding small GTPase rab5 (putative) codes for MEKKSSYKTVLLGESSVGKSSIVLRLTKDTFHDNTNTTIVNMNELKMKSTNSGINSNSSSSTNINISSNLSSNSNDNFSFNKEHLKNNEGPCNIKFDIWDTAGQERYASIVPLYYRGATCAIVVFDISNSSSLDRAKTWVNQLKISSNYIIILVANKIDKNKFQVDMLDVQKYAQENNLLFIQTSAKTGANIKNIFYMLAEEIYKNIINNKSNIDSKPASSNLINLDSEKHPRKNCC; via the exons atggaaaagaaaagtagTTACAAAACGGTGTTACTAGGCGAATCATCAGTGGGCAAATCGAGCATAGTTTTGCGTTTGACGAAGGATACCTTTCACGATAACACGAACACAACGATAG TCAACATGAACGAACTGAAGATGAAAAGCACCAACAGTGGCATCAACAGtaacagcagcagcagcaccaATATTAACATCAGCAGCAACCTTAGCAGCAACAGTAATGATAATTTCTCTTTTAATAAAGAACACCTCAAAAACAACGAAGGCCCGtgtaacataaaatttgatATATGGGACACCGCGGGACAGGAAAGGTATGCAAGTATCGTACCCCTATACTATCGAGGTGCCACGTGTGCTATAGTCGTTTTCGACATTAGCAATTCAAGTAGCCTAGATAGAGCCAAAACATGGGTAAATCAATTAAAAATCAGTAgcaattatataataattttggttGCGAACAAAAtagataaaaacaaatttcagGTAGATATGCTAGATGTGCAGAAATATGCCCAGGAAAACAATCTTCTCTTTATTCAAACAAGCGCCAAGACAGGtgcaaacataaaaaatattttttacatgcttGCTgaggaaatatataaaaatattataaataataaaagcaACATAGACAGTAAACCTGCCAGTAGCAACCTGATAAACCTAGATAGTGAAAAGCATCCCAGGAAAAACTGCTGCTAG
- a CDS encoding syntaxin (putative) gives MIDLFDEVKQLATIKKQQNAKHMTQVLKFQNDKIIDNFIDPSGDTVIDIPGERNDDLRSYVDAVHSIKQEIKQIYTVIDDIEVLRKKINLAITTEQENELSVLLNMQIKNGNNTIQSIKMEIKHVRKKFLFKSQQNKIIKKNIHDNLIHVFKKALHSYQQIQNDYNESMKDKMSRHIKIIYPEYTDEDISSVLNHDDINTQNLVKWKLQGHDNLKNALTHVESKYRDVKTLEKNVYDLHQTIIELSTSKWMFYISMGILIVVIIICLPVLVKFL, from the exons ATGATCGACCTGTTTGATGAAGTAAAGCAGCTAGCCACGATCAAGAAGCAGCAGAATGCCAAGCATATGACACAAGTGCTCAAGTttcaaaatgacaaaataatAGATAATTTTATAGACCCCAGTGGGGACACAGTTATAGACATCCCTGGGGAAAGGAACGACGATTTGAGAAGCTATGTAGATGCAGTTCATTCAATAAAACAAGAAATTAAACAAATCTACACAGTAATTGATGATATAGAAgtgttaagaaaaaaaatcaacttAGCCATAACGACAGAACAGGAAAATGAATTAAGTGTTCTACTaaatatgcaaataaaaaatggaaataatacCATTCAGTcaatcaaaatggaaataaaacatgtcaggaagaaatttttattcaaatcacaacaaaataaaataataaaaaaaaatatccacgATAACTTAATTCATGTATTCAAAAAAGCTTTACATAGTTACCAACAAATTCAAAATGACTACAATGAAAGTATGAAGGATAAAATGTCGagacatataaaaattatttacccAGAGTACACAGATGAAGATATTAGTTCTGTCCTAAATCATGATGATATAAATACGCAAAATTTAGTCAAATGGAAACTACAAGGACatgataatttaaaaaatgccttAACCCATGTAGAATCCAAATATAGAGATGTTAAGACactagaaaaaaatgtttacgaTTTACACCAAACCATAATAGAACT GTCTACTTCCAAGTGGATGTTCTACATATCCATGGGAATCCTCATTGTTGTGATTATTATCTGTTTACCCGTTTTGGTGAAGTTTCTCTAG
- a CDS encoding hypothetical protein (putative) translates to MWNKGRVLLLNRRYITFRHFTSQVKVYDNLKIIESKSLYEDKNTKISIRESSKYAIPIPQCDRSLISSVIYRVFLKHTEYGECAWRLIHLIMERLENEEILKLFRIEESFNMKMYFYILHLWLINKRLRHEQYQGEIINTYIFDITWRIVRDWMLLKDVPEYCFNTELLNCQEYAFGFLVSLDEAATSVDIFPSLLKDILWEHLYEKKVKKSGNIVTELSKYSVLQMRHIFNLSSDHFLQAYFIWADFYNQKKSNRRLPALCQQISYGGYRPKDKNKYLPYDDGKKLLPRTY, encoded by the exons atgTGGAACAAAGGTAGAGTACTACTGCTGAACAGAAGATACATAACCTTTCGACATTTTACGAGCCAAGTGAAAGTGTATGACAACCTGAAAATTATCGAAAGCAAAAGTTTGTATGAAGACAAAAATACGAAAATTAGTATTCGCGAGTCGTCGAAATATGCCATCCCCATACCGCAGTGCGACCGTTCCCTAATCAGCTCCGTCATTTATAGGGTTTTTCT AAAGCATACCGAATATGGGGAATGTGCATGGAGACTAATCCACCTAATCATGGAAAGGctggaaaatgaagaaatactGAAGCTGTTTCGGATTGAGGAGTCCTTTAATATGAAGatgtatttttacattttacatttatggCTAATTAACAAGAGATTAAGACATGAGCAGTACCAGGGCGAGATAATTAacacatacatttttgacatTACGTGGAGAATTGTGCGTGACTGGATGCTTTTGAAGGATGTCCCCGAGTACTGTTTCAACACGGAGCTTTTGAATTGCCAGGAGTACGCCTTCGGG TTCCTGGTGTCCTTAGATGAGGCCGCCACCAGCGTGGACATTTTTCCGTCCCTCCTAAAGGACATCTTGTGGGA GCAtctttatgaaaaaaaagtaaagaaaagCGGAAACATAGTCACAGAGTTGAGCAAATATAGCGTTCTCCAAATGAGGCACATTTTTAATCTATCAAGTGATCATTTTCTGCAGGCATACTTTATCTG GGCCGATTTTTACaaccaaaaaaaatccaaTCGCCGTTTGCCCGCCTTGTGCCAACAGATATCTTATGgag GCTACCGTCCaaaggacaaaaataaatatctcCCCTATGATGATGGAAAAAAGCTGTTACCAAGAACTTACTAG
- a CDS encoding hypothetical protein (putative) yields the protein MSGNELIHFMVYFFRWNKSDRKLSLFYNFYFNHVFDNLYLFGYEIYKVLFILNTYLINNDSSIIFDERLMGKNMFNVYHFRELKNKGNYALKMSKDEIYKKCYDKLLEDIDKIEKKNVVNILKLYVDNLSKNINIDNKLVDNVHNNLISENVDYLVKLVNIYCDMIKKEVHCTASIVSKLKDVILCIYQFLKERENEKKVLSDVNYSTLLNSVNNKNVLNKIMDNTFSLLYEHLLKTFWNVKFENLQALSISLISIKNIHFTLLRGRHFTNNVLFCATLKFGLDASNRFLEKCLKINNKDAVHIIHSSGDGASNGMSLENLQKIKMGKRSEYYFYKIENYLDFNFKLKVSDLLSIKVLSNSFAKAEQVHNSYDFYLLFNNISCILYYFIVNKNKITRFNDTYIYVLNDLSYVYKNVKNRAARSSLIESGVQKLFCKNVLKVSNLYMKNLHEESNFQRDQYVCSLIFLNNLFFDKIVLFEHINNVWNNVYKAYNYFKRNIMLNEDIISLILLTCSKFQFFTENNSNSRYEISEDLLLGTLKNEIAKVNAKNNGNSFVCTKASDNGTAKTNWGNIPTESAKRDLFINMSKIIECLIKLDIFFYLKNRHIYVQLFMEAFCSMCLKLNLLKKLLYIANHLYVYEIYGYVSEILEKLVEGYGQISYNFIENVENKLFEKITCYISEDDYIEMSNTFFVLFYDYFESFHREKTYINVLRLPKCGTHFTKLNHGGDAHDVVLNDVQCNAGNNPKTVMDAYSGNAENALNVVNKVGTLQHCENSTNKGFLKKSTNEADLFISDIVNLFKFLKIDRGKFILFQLYMYLCSSKKFQKSDASSSAFHMEVFRVLQDIHPRYLWVQNFNIKNEQGTFLYTIDIMLFQASGGGEGI from the exons ATGAGCGGAAATGaattaattcattttatggtttatttttttagatGGAATAAAAGTGACAGGAAGTTGTCTcttttctataatttttattttaatcatGTCTTTGATAATTTATATCTTTTTGGTTATGAAATTTATAAGgtcctttttatattaaacaCATATCTCATTAATAATGATTCTAGCATTATTTTTGATGAACGCTTAATGGGGAAAAACATGTTTAATGTATACCATTTCAGGGAATTAAAGAACAAGGGGAATTACGCGCTCAAAATGAGCAAAGATGAAATTTACAAGAAATGTTATGACAAGTTGTTAGAAGACATagataaaattgaaaagaaaaacgtagTAAACATTTTAAAGCTATATGTTGACAATTTAAGTAAGAATATTAACATAGACAATAAACTTGTGGATAATGTTCACAACAATTTAATAAGCGAAAACGTAGACTATCTTGTAAAATTGGTGAATATATACTGTGACATGATTAAGAAAGAGGTACACTGCACTGCCTCGATAGTTTCCAAGTTAAAGGACGTGATTTTATGCATCTATCAATTTTtgaaagaaagagaaaacgaaaaaaaggttctCTCTGATGTAAATTATAGTACACTACTAAATTCggtaaataataaaaatgttttaaataaaattatggaCAACACCTTTAGTCTGTTGTACGAACATTTACTAAAAACTTTTTGGAAcgtaaaatttgaaaacctTCAGGCACTTTCCATTTCACTCATTTctataaaaaacatacattttactttattaAGAGGGAGGCATTTTACCAATAATGTTTTATTCTGCGCTACTTTGAAATTCGGCTTAGATGCGTCAAATAGGTTCCTGGAGAAatgcttaaaaataaataataaagatGCAGTACACATTATACATAGTAGTGGTGATGGCGCATCTAATGGGATGAGTCTGGAAAATttgcagaaaataaaaatggggaagagaagcgaatattatttttacaaaatagaaaattatttagattTTAATTTCAAATTGAAAGTTAGTGATTTGTTGTCTATTAAAGTTCTGTCAAACTCTTTCGCAAAGGCAGAACAGGTGCACAATTCGtatgatttttatttactttttaataacatcTCGTGCATcttgtattattttatagtaaataagaataaaataacgaGATTTAATGACACATATATCTACGTTTTGAATGACCTCTCTTatgtatacaaaaatgtgaaaaatagaGCAGCACGTAGCAGCCTAATTGAAAGTGGTGTTCAAAagttattttgcaaaaacgtTTTAAAAGTCAGCAAcctttatatgaaaaatctCCATGAAGAAAGCAACTTCCAACGAGATCAGTATGTGTGTTCCCTAATTTTTctgaataatttatttttcgataaaattgttctttttgAGCATATAAACAATGTTTGGAACAACGTTTATAAAGCGTATAACTATTTTAAACGCAATATAATGCTTAACGAGGATATTATATCTTTAATTCTTCTAACTTGTTCTaagttccaattttttacagAAAACAACTCAAATAGCAG GTATGAAATTAGCGAAGATTTGTTATTAGGAactttgaaaaatgaaattgcAAAGGTTAACGCAAAAAACAACGGCAACAGCTTTGTATGTACCAAGGCTTCAGATAACGGTACTGCGAAGACAAATTGGGGAAATATTCCCACGGAAAGTGCGAAACgtgatttatttataaatatgagcAAAATTATTGAATGCTTAATAAAgttagatatatttttttacttaaaaaatagacaTATCTACGTGCAGCTATTTATGGAGGCGTTCTGCAGTATGTGCTTAAAATTGAacctgttaaaaaaattgctctaCATAGCTAATCACTTATATGTGTATGAAATATATGGTTACGTCTCcgaaattttggaaaaattggtaGAAGGATACGGACAAATTTCTTACAATTTTATcgaaaatgtggaaaataaGCTCTTTGAGAAGATTACGTGCTATATATCGGAAGATGATTATATCGAAATGTCAAACACCTTCTTTGTGCTATTTTATGACTATTTTGAAAGTTTTCATAGGGAGAAGACGTATATAAATGTGCTGCGTCTTCCGAAATGCGGCACACATTTTACCAAGCTAAACCATGGAGGTGATGCGCATGACGTGGTACTAAACGACGTTCAGTGCAATGCAGGTAATAACCCCAAAACTGTTATGGACGCATATAGTGGCAATGCTGAAAATGCTCTAAATGTTGTTAATAAAGTAGGAACTTTACAGCATTGTGAGAATAGTACAAATAAAGGTTTTCTAAAAAAGAGCACCAACGAAGCGGATCTTTTCATAAGCGATAtcgtaaatttatttaaattctTGAAGATAGATAGAGGCAAATTTATCCTATTTCAACTTTACATGTACCTTTGTAGTAGCAAAAAGTTCCAAAAGAGTGATGCCTCATCATCGGCGTTTCACATGGAGGTGTTCAGGGTTTTACAGGACATTCATCCGAGGTACCTGTGGGTGCAAAATTTcaacattaaaaatgagcaagGGACATTTCTGTACACAATCGACATCATGCTGTTCCAAGCAAGCGGGGGAGGTGAGggcatataa
- a CDS encoding hypothetical protein (putative), giving the protein GPIYKKINKLRKRYTFHDLIYSNRRKKIVNLIHIDVMNKDKKKLAGALDKIVQKQESLSFPLGFKEVIHYFHTNFVYYFVLLSILDSNPWMLCLLKKVNKLFRDKFRANLFGKTMCDISTFEKKYIWNGALIDRYFKRLLKKHHRKLRVLVDACLKKDESFCHTAKQSRCTYHLENNNYDDDQFLCALRNIHAIHFYDIFEEHFFKKTINNIMKMINTNVQFSLLKNFISDRYTAQQIMYTHKTFFALTVQKNSTPLFSSFVEMKKLKQKMDYLLEETVKRQLDVAIPNLRIMNLLNLSLIMTKLMLNKLTQLLFYFVMLYIKKKAHERGGPLMRVLSALSFG; this is encoded by the coding sequence GGGcccatttataaaaaaataaacaagttAAGAAAAAGATACACATTTCACGATTTGATTTATTcaaatagaagaaaaaaaatagtcaaTTTGATTCACATAGATGTAAtgaataaagataaaaaaaaactcgcaGGCGCATTGGACAAAATTGTTCAGAAGCAAGAAAGTCTAAGTTTCCCACTAGGATTTAAGGAGGTCATACATTATTTCCACACAAATTTTGTCtattattttgtacttcTCTCCATTCTAGATAGTAACCCGTGGATGTTGTGTCTACTTAAAAAAGTCAACAAACTCTTTCGTGATAAATTCAGAGCCAATTTGTTTGGAAAAACTATGTGCGACATTTCTACGTTTGAAAAGAAGTACATCTGGAATGGAGCCCTAATTGATAGATACTTCAAAAGGCTCTTAAAGAAGCACCATAGAAAATTACGCGTTCTAGTAGATGCTTGCTTGAAAAAAGATGAATCCTTTTGCCACACCGCTAAGCAAAGCAGATGCACCTACCATCTCGAAAATAACAACTATGACGATGACCAATTTCTGTGTGCACTACGTAACATACATGccatacatttttatgacatttttgaggaacattttttcaaaaaaaccATTAACaatattatgaaaatgaTTAACACGAATGTGCAGTTTAgtcttttgaaaaattttattagtgATAGATATACGGCTCAGCAAATTATGTACACGCACAAAACGTTTTTCGCCTTAACTGTTCAGAAAAACAGTACCCCTTTGTTTAGCTCATTTgtcgaaatgaaaaagctgaagcaaaaaatggactaCCTTTTGGAAGAAACGGTAAAGAGACAACTAGATGTAGCCATACCCAATTTAAGAATAATGAATTTGCTAAATTTGTCTCTCATAATGACCAAGTTGATGTTGAACAAGCTCACCCAACTGTTGTTCTATTTCGTCATGTTgtacataaagaaaaaggcgcATGAAAGAGGAGGGCCGCTCATGCGGGTGCTAAGTGCCCTTTCGTTTGGC